In Zunongwangia sp. HGR-M22, the sequence AACTATTTTATGCATAAGCGTTTATTTAACATTTAGACTGAATTTTCAATAAAATAAATTAAGCTAGATGAATAACAATTAAAAATAGCTTCGATTTTTGATAAAAGCACAAAGGCTCTAAATTTCTTAGAGCCCTTATTTATCATATTTTAATGAAAATTTAAATGTCTTTAAATATCGCCTATCAAAACGTATTAATGGTTTGTCGAATAGCAACAAGATTAGTCATCAACTTTTCCAAATATTTTAAGTCGAGCATATTTGCGCCGTCACTTTTTGCATTTGCGGGATCAAAATGCGTTTCAATAAATAAACCATCTACATTATTCACCACTCCGGCTCTGGCAATAGTTTCGATCATATCTGGCCGACCACCAGTAACACCGCTGGTCTGGTTTGGTTGTTGCAAACTATGGGTTACATCCAAAACCGTTGGTGCAAATTCTCGCATGGTAGGAATTCCTCTAAAATCAACAATCATGTCTTTATAGCCAAACATGGTACCGCGATCGGTTACCATAACCTGTTCGTTATTACAATCGGTAACTTTGTTCACAGCGTGTTGCATAGCTTCTGGGCTCATAAACTGGCCTTTTTTAAGGTTAACAGTTTTACCAGTTTCTGCAGCGGCTACTACAAGATCGGTTTGCCTTACTAAAAATGCAGGAATTTGTAGAATATCAACATATTCTGCAGCTAGTTTTGCATCGTTTATTTCGTGAATGTCGGTAATCGTGGGGACTTTAAAAGTTTCTGAAACTTTTCTTAGAATTTTAAGTGCTTTTTCATCACCAATCCCGGTAAAACTGTCTATTCTAGATCGATTTGCTTTTTTAAAACTTCCTTTAAAAACGTAAGGAATTTTCAGTTTATCGGCAATTTCAACAACTCTTTCAGCAATTTTCAAAGCCATATCTTCACCTTCAATAGCGCAAGGACCGGCTAGAAGGAAAAAGTTGTCTGACTTGGCATTATGTATTTGTGGTATGTTTTCTAACTTCATTGGTTCAACTAATTAATTCAGCAAAGATAAGATTTTAAAATCCACTAATTATATTTTACCATATATATGGCGAAATTCAGCACTTTTTATGAAAAAGGACATGGTAAGTTTTTTGACGATCAAAGGTCTATTTTTTAAGCGGAATTATATTGGTTAGCATGGGAAGCTTTTTAGCTTATAATCAGAATGATGAAATTAATTTTTTTGCTTATTTATTTCTGTTTGTTGGATTTATTTATCTGGTTATTTTTAGCTATTTTACAATTAAAAGCTTAAATTGATTGTAACTAATTGTAAAACAATTTGTTACTTTTGGATCATTATTTTTCAATAATATAAATTTAGGCTTTATATAGCGAAAAATAGCTGTATATTTGCGCCCTTTAAAAACAGGCTTTTATGGCAGCTATTAAAAATATTGCAATTATTGCACACGTTGACCACGGTAAGACTACCCTGGTTGATAAGATCATGTATCATTGTCGTTTATTTAGAGAAAACGAAAATACTGGTGACCTTATTTTGGATAATAACGATCTTGAGAGAGAACGTGGTATTACCATTACTTCTAAAAACGTATCTGTAGTATATAAAGATACAAAGATTAACATTATTGATACTCCTGGTCACGCCGATTTTGGTGGAGAGGTAGAGCGTGTGTTAAATATGGCAGATGGTGTTTTACTTTTAGTAGATGCTTTTGAAGGGCCTATGCCACAAACTCGTTTTGTATTACAAAAAGCAATCGATCTAGGTTTAAAACCTTGCGTTGTGGTAAATAAAGTTGATAAAGAAAACTGTACTCCAGATGAGGTTCACGAAAAAGTATTCGATCTTATGTTCGAGCTTGGAGCAGAGGAGTGGCAGTTAGACTTCCCAACAGTTTATGGTTCTGCAAAGAACAACTGGATGAGTGAAGACTGGAAAAACCAGACAGAAAATATCGAACCATTATTAGATATGGTTATCGAGCATATTCCTTCTCCAAAAGTAGATAAAGACGGATCGCCGCAAATGCTAATTACGTCTTTAGATTTCTCTTCTTTTACAGGAAGGATCGCAATTGGTCGTTTACAACGAGGAATTTTAAATGAAGGAATGAATGTTTCTTTGGTGAAAAGAGACGGTTCTATTAAGAAAACAAAGATTAAAGAGCTTCATACTTTTGAAGGTTTAGGCCGTAGAAAAGTGGAAACAGTTGAAGCCGGTGATATTTGTGCGGTTGTAGGTTTAGAAGGGTTTGAAATTGGTGATACTATTGCTGATTTAGAAAATCCCGAAGGTCTTAAAACTATCGCTATTGATGAGCCTACAATGAGTATGTTGTTCACGATTAATGACTCTCCTTTCTTTGGAAAAGATGGTAAATTTGTGACATCAAGACATATTAAAGATAGACTTACCAAAGAATTAGAAAAAAACCTTGCGCTTAGAGTTCATGAAACAGATAGTGCTGATAAATTTTTAGTTTATGGACGTGGTGTACTTCACTTGTCTGTACTTATCGAAACTATGCGTCGTGAAGGATATGAACTTCAAATTGGGCAACCACAGGTAATCATCAAAGAAATTGATGGTGTTAAATGTGAGCCGGTTGAAGAATTAACTATCGATCTTCCAGAAAATGTTTCTGGTAAAGCGGTAGAAATGGTAACACTTCGTAAAGGAGAAATGTTATCTATGGAAGCTCGTGGTGAGCGTATGGTTTGTGAATTTTTAATTCCATCTCGTGGAATTATCGGTTTACGTAATCAGTTATTAACTGCTACTGCTGGTGAGGCTATTATGGCGCACCGATTTAAAGAATATCAACCATTAAAAGGAGGTATTCCAGAGCGTTTAAATGGATCTTTAGTTTCTATGGAGAAAGGTACCGCAATTCCTTATTCTATTGATAAACTTCAGGATCGTGGTAAATTCTTTGTAGATCCAGGTGAAGATATTTACGAAGGTCAGGTTATTGGTGAGAACTCACGTCAGGACGATATGGTTGTGAATATCACTAAAACTAAAAAGCTTTCTAACGTTCGTTCTTCAGGAGCAGATGATAAAGCGAAAATTGTACCAGCAATTAAGTTTTCTCTGGAAGAAGCTTTAGAATACATTCAGAAAGATGAGTATGTAGAAGTTACACCAAATCATTTAAGACTTCGAAAGATTTATCTAACAGAAAATGACAGAAAAAGAAATAAAATTATCTAATCGATAGTTTTATACTGAAATAGAAGAAACCTCACAGTCCTAAACTTGTGAGGTTTTTTTATGGTCGACGGTTTACAGCTGTCAGCCTTCAGCTTCATTCAAAATTCAATATTTGATTAACTGAACAATCATCACATTTTCAAATTATCAAATTTATTTTTCAGCTTTCAGCGATCAAAATTTAATATTCAACATAGATAGATTATCGAATCACCGCATTGTCACATCATTACATTATCCATATCTAACTTCTCACTTCTGATCTCTAGAAAAAAGACCTAAATTTTAACTAATATGAAGTCTATAAAATCAGGGTTTAAGTTGAATAGAAATACCGTTTTGCCTATTTTTACAGCGTGAAATATTTGTTTCCCATATTCGCTTTTTTGATCTTGGTAAAGCCCGTTTTTCCGGTGGTGGACTACGTGCTTAATTACGATTATATCGCTAAAGAGTTATGCGAAAACAAAGAGCGTCCAGAATTGGCCTGTAACGGGAAATGTTATTTAATGCAGGCGCTTGCAGAAGCTTCAGAAGAAGAATCTGAACAGAAAAAAGAATCTTCAATTAAAAAAGTAGACATTCCTCTTTTCTATACAGAGAAAGTCGTGCTAATAAATAACAATCAGGAAACTGAAATGGTAGCGCATAGCTTTATATTTCTACCTCAGTTTTACCATTTTCAGAATTCACAGGAATTTTTCCATCCTCCCATTGTTTAAGTTTAATTGCTGAATTTCTAAAATTCGGTTCGATTTTTATTCAATATTAAACTTAAAGATTTTCAATGAAACTTATTTATAAAGCAGCATTACTACTTAGTTTTGCCACACTTGCCCATTCTTGTGCAGAAGATACTTCAGCAAAGAAAAAAGAATACGATAATTTATTCCATGAGGTTTTGGATATTCACGATGAAGTAATGCCAAAGATGGCTGATATTCCTGAACTGTCGAAGCAACTTAAAACCATCGCAGATACT encodes:
- the kdsA gene encoding 3-deoxy-8-phosphooctulonate synthase, translated to MKLENIPQIHNAKSDNFFLLAGPCAIEGEDMALKIAERVVEIADKLKIPYVFKGSFKKANRSRIDSFTGIGDEKALKILRKVSETFKVPTITDIHEINDAKLAAEYVDILQIPAFLVRQTDLVVAAAETGKTVNLKKGQFMSPEAMQHAVNKVTDCNNEQVMVTDRGTMFGYKDMIVDFRGIPTMREFAPTVLDVTHSLQQPNQTSGVTGGRPDMIETIARAGVVNNVDGLFIETHFDPANAKSDGANMLDLKYLEKLMTNLVAIRQTINTF
- the typA gene encoding translational GTPase TypA; the protein is MAAIKNIAIIAHVDHGKTTLVDKIMYHCRLFRENENTGDLILDNNDLERERGITITSKNVSVVYKDTKINIIDTPGHADFGGEVERVLNMADGVLLLVDAFEGPMPQTRFVLQKAIDLGLKPCVVVNKVDKENCTPDEVHEKVFDLMFELGAEEWQLDFPTVYGSAKNNWMSEDWKNQTENIEPLLDMVIEHIPSPKVDKDGSPQMLITSLDFSSFTGRIAIGRLQRGILNEGMNVSLVKRDGSIKKTKIKELHTFEGLGRRKVETVEAGDICAVVGLEGFEIGDTIADLENPEGLKTIAIDEPTMSMLFTINDSPFFGKDGKFVTSRHIKDRLTKELEKNLALRVHETDSADKFLVYGRGVLHLSVLIETMRREGYELQIGQPQVIIKEIDGVKCEPVEELTIDLPENVSGKAVEMVTLRKGEMLSMEARGERMVCEFLIPSRGIIGLRNQLLTATAGEAIMAHRFKEYQPLKGGIPERLNGSLVSMEKGTAIPYSIDKLQDRGKFFVDPGEDIYEGQVIGENSRQDDMVVNITKTKKLSNVRSSGADDKAKIVPAIKFSLEEALEYIQKDEYVEVTPNHLRLRKIYLTENDRKRNKII